The Temnothorax longispinosus isolate EJ_2023e chromosome 12, Tlon_JGU_v1, whole genome shotgun sequence genome includes a window with the following:
- the Zfh2 gene encoding zinc finger homeobox protein 3 isoform X4: MPSSEPHPPYHLQHHNIPPSHLQQHTPSAIEHHFLQLVAAHHQQQQQRQQQHGGPFQNSTYTQQKQEMSPEEEGGRVGGSPPAAGAALHQPHHPRTASPPSGTEPCTRDAIPTPTPIADTTTTATTTMTMQSQSQQQKGPSPSPSPTGGDVEKFDGKIVYNPDGSAYIIEGESELSEDDSLPDGCIVDGRGVSVPHSLVFPQIASAYYVSRLYAHQAYQQQQQQQQQRSATQQHNPDLPVMHSYRVISYRSAEGSKQPPPAPTAPPPPAASVPVKPILMCFICKLSFGYAKSFVAHAQGEHQLTLMEDERQILSHSTASAIIQAVGRGKQPLVSFLEPVTSSTCTQASPTQIQAQQQQQQRSESNEHETTPTTTSTPASTPGVPSSPQQQQQSQQTQQQRPSPNTPTTPTSHSSHPLTYNHQQQQQQHPWTGAQVSAASWAKAPDAMHYSSPPPPTSSTKGSPSSYAALTQAPPNFLTGTTIGVCPEHMQGRPSGVECPKCELILTSSRLAGPGGALAGIHSRNSCKTLKCPKCNWHYKYQETLEIHMKEKHPESETSCFYCNAGQPHPRLARGETYTCGYKPYRCEVCNYSTTTKGNLSIHMQSDKHLNNMQELQQGGGGGSGTSNPSSSQDAPMPTRSPHHQQNHSPHRAVQSGNQSKPKLSFRCDICNYETNVARNLRIHMTSEKHTHNSMVLHQNIKHMQTLSALSHHQQAQHHHQQQQQQQLEHLLHLGGLDKPQPTEAALADLAYNQAVLMTMMTGGQMPQFPPELIGSIASAAAMSNLGGDVGLSPDSMEPPPEPADQDPNHLYQCCICNNFATDSLEALSHHLAVDRTRTREGDILAVANAHFVCKLCTYKTNLKANFQLHCKTDKHLQRLQHMNHVKEGGPRNEWKLKYLASPTSAAQLRCHACDYYTNSAHKLALHAALPRHEAASLLLRHLLEASSNIQTPGKWYHCVICGFSARHRLPLLQHVRSLRHLHMEQIHHIHRRSTLSGNESPHADISVMFQVTSDPDVPSTQQPSPTTPTTPNATSTNNERREEGSDCGSEVKQEPDNDPEPEAEAENDQEEITCLYCTYQPTSREELRQHLQVAHVQDIEEKTETVKEEPATELLCPLCQDSFKERPALEKHVMQIHSVNTDGLQRLLLLVDQSHWLNNNRNTSTPAVTTVTTPTSPTTTTKTHQEEEMSERGDSDEIELARCNKCDRVWRSIEEFRQHHCREAHPTATPTLAVSEKHVYKYRCVQCSLAFKTLEKLQQHSQYHAIRDATKCALCGRSFRSVQALQRHLESVHELHEDEMAQYKQSLLHAHPLLQAITEETLKRQAGLASELHVEDDAGRGDEEESDASDSSPLQKEQRLLEDYLNSQTIAEDSYQDPSRKFKCHRCKVAFTRQSYLTGHNKTLLHRKGEKMSYPMEKYLDPNRPYKCDVCKESFTQKNILLVHYNSVSHLHKLKRAMQEQGNNNTLISVVPPASPTESPDSQQDQDKKPYKCNICKVAYSQGSTLDIHMRSVLHQTRASKLQDLAASGQLDLGRPLIEQPPLSPNSPPANTNTGNTGGMASCSRCNSVFVNQDQLAAHQQLCNILNNPALALFQQFAVSQQLASSAPSKTPPPTSTTPGPQHMQSATQHSQTTQDILSQPRHKTSQMYKHLLESFGFDLVMQFNENHQRRQRKEEEAAAALQAQQEQQKQEQQKQALAAQAMQEKEEETEETHMDDDVIPELTRSTCQHCNKEFSSVWVLKAHCEEVHRDLVPREFLEKYAQQFKCEYEKKSVVVTVATSSSTTTAPRSSTPAAAQPQDLSADKESREKEKEENPENKECISRTPEATSTTPATTPALSNTPVSSTDSTTPTVLSTNPHHIPQQSQQQQQQQQLQQQQQQQQQQQQQQQAQLSFAQQMTEMQAALNAAMAASQLQQLQQYPGLMMGMMGLPLGLNVPALAAMNLQPPLVPMMLPPPPYDGATTAYPPINQADLLAKQHLAIQQQQAAAAAANAAASQKRARTRITDEQLKILRAHFDINNSPGEEQILEMASQSGLPPKVIKHWFRNTLFKERQRNKDSPYNFNNPPSTTLNIEEYEKTGEAKVTPLNSSVSGSSSSDDKSPNKQATPPPSMQNTSASQSTEIKQETLEQSHCQQQQQAAHQDEQHHSPGSSGGQQSRPHSPALSMSSVFSAIHHDISSHPPSTTNAPSTPMLPPKLASQNFANPSPGTGSVVPSAITAIALTPQRSLSPGRGPADYFGGNSNGSNTSGGSSGKRANRTRFTDYQIKVLQEFFENNAYPKDDDLEYLSKLLGLSPRVIVVWFQNARQKARKVYENQPATEPVTPGGRESDDGSGRFQRTPGLNYQCKKCLLVFQRYYELIRHQKTHCFKEEDAKRSAQAQAAAAQVAAVLSSEDSNSSSTTTTNNTIANNMSTAPALTEQLQQPLSTATSPHQHQQQTLSQTHQQSQQQQQQQQQQQQQQQSQTESKEGSFQCDKCNLMFGRFELWREHQLIHIMNPTLFPSAYPPDSPFGILQQQALTANQSSGVASDSPHSLISMMQKRKFEDPEEGTGSDNRSNSEHSEQPKDKRLRTTILPEQLDYLYQKYQIESNPSRKMLETIAREVGLKKRVVQVWFQNTRARERKGQFRAHSQVINKRCPFCPALFKVKSALESHLSSKHADQVARGEVNIDNIPDEELSMESVPSNSSTPHMMPPLFPPINNSDMEASFKSLKYYEEIKRYFSDIQAHNSNGKQETANHQASGNSGESPLDLSKPVDLSRPMKLCLSNFSSLLEEQHGTHFRGSSDCGPLTDLSERSICDDDSMSETTEFLDDESGPASPASSTQSSRQGPASANTGNTSGTPVTGGQSGGNTSQSGGKRYRTQMSATQVKVMKSLFSDYKTPTMAECEMLGREIGLPKRVVQVWFQNARAKEKKARLAAGLPAEGSAVQPHRGPTGPDECRLCSVRYSAKTPLQEHVFSRRHIESVRVAVEEGSLVPPTPGAPIVPSGSGAAGVPGIGNSPVITTASQQVNQQQQQQSDENMMYGSVFLHPTAMFQSQQQQQQHPATAAASATNTTAVSAVQVDHAGQALSQPQSRPGHQQ; this comes from the exons ATGCCCTCCAGTGAGCCTCATCCCCCGTACCACCTTCAGCACCACAACATTCCTCCCTCGCATCTACAGCAGCACACGCCGAGCGCGATCGAGCATCACTTCTTGCAGCTGGTGGCGGCCCATCatcagcaacagcaacagcgaCAGCAGCAACACGGCGGACCCTTCCAAAATTCCACGTACACGCAGCAGAAGCAGGAGATGAGCCCGGAGGAGGAGGGGGGCCGAGTGGGTGGGTCCCCCCCTGCGGCTGGGGCTGCACTTCATCAGCCCCATCATCCCCGCACGGCTAGTCCACCTTCGGGCACAGAACCCTGCACCCGCGACGCGATACCAACACCCACACCTATCGCTGACACCACCACCACAGCCACCACGACTATGACGATGCAGTCGCAGAGTCAGCAGCAAAAGGGTCCCAGCCCGAGTCCGAGCCCGACGGGTGGTGACGTAGAGAAATTCGACGGTAAAATCGTCTACAACCCGGACGGCTCAGCCTATATCATCGAAGGCGAGAGCGAACTCAGCGAGGACGACTCTCTGCCCGACGGTTGTATTGTAGATGGGCGCGGTGTATCGGTTCCTCACTCCTTAGTTTTCCCACAAATCGCGAGCGCGTATTATGTATCGCGGTTATACGCGCATCAGGCCtaccagcagcagcagcaacagcaacaacaacgCTCGGCGACCCAACAGCACAATCCCGATCTTCCCGTGATGCACAGTTATCGGGTGATCAGTTACAGGAGCGCGGAGGGTAGTAAACAGCCCCCTCCGGCGCCCACAGCACCGCCGCCGCCTGCCGCGTCAGTACCCGTCAAACCTATCCTAATGTGTTTCATATGCAAGCTCAGTTTTGGCTACGCGAAAAGTTTCGTCGCGCACGCCCAGGGCGAGCATCAACTTACCCTAATGGAAGACGAACGACAGATACTCTCTCACTCGACGGCGTCGGCCATTATACAGGCCGTGGGTAGAGGAAAACAGCCGCTTGTTAGTTTTCTAGAACCTGTCACGAGCTCGACTTGCACCCAGGCGTCGCCCACGCAGATACAAGCtcaacaacaacagcaacaacgTAGCGAATCCAACGAACACGAGACAACGCCGACCACAACGAGCACTCCGGCGAGCACACCCGGCGTACCTAGCAGTCcccagcagcagcaacaatcGCAACAGACGCAACAGCAACGACCATCGCCAAACACTCCCACCACGCCCACGTCACACTCGAGTCACCCTCTCACGTACAATCatcaacagcaacagcagcagcatcCGTGGACCGGCGCGCAAGTGAGCGCCGCGTCCTGGGCCAAAGCTCCAGACGCCATGCATTACAGTTCACCACCACCGCCTACTTCATCCACCAAAGGATCTCCATCTTCGTACGCCGCTCTCACTCAGGCCCCACCGAACTTTCTAACCGGCACCACGATAGGTGTCTGTCCGGAGCACATGCAAGGTAGACCAAGCGGAGTGGAGTGTCCGAAATGCGAGCTCATATTGACGAGCAGTCGGCTTGCCGGTCCTGGCGGAGCGCTCGCTGGAATACATAGTCGAAATTCTTGCAAAACCTTGAAATGTCCGAAGTGCAACTGGCATTACAAATATCAAGAGACTCTTGAAATACACATGAAGGAAAAACATCCGGAGAGCGAAACATCCTGTTTTTATTGCAATGCAGGTCAACCTCATCCCAGGTTAGCGCGCGGCGAAACGTATACCTGTGGCTACAAACCGTACAGGTGCGAAGTGTGCAATTACTCCACCACGACGAAGGGCAATCTCAGCATACATATGCAAAGCGACAAGCATCTGAACAACATGCAAGAACTGCAGCAGGGAGGCGGGGGTGGCTCCGGTACCAGCAATCCCTCCTCGTCTCAGGACGCGCCAATGCCGACGCGGAGTCCCCACCATCAGCAGAATCACAGCCCACACCGGGCCGTACAAAGTGGCAATCAGAGCAAACCGAAGCTCTCGTTTCGCTGCGACATATGCAACTACGAGACAAACGTCGCGCGCAACCTGAGGATACACATGACGAGTGAGAAGCATACGCACAACTCGATGGTGCTGCATCAGAACATCAAACACATGCAAACCCTGTCCGCGTTGTCCCACCATCAACAGGCGCAACACCATCAtcaacaacaacagcaacagcaactCGAGCATTTGCTCCACTTAGGCGGCCTGGACAAACCGCAACCCACGGAAGCGGCATTGGCCGACTTAGCTTACAATCAAGCGGTATTGATGACAATGATGACCGGCGGTCAAATGCCGCAGTTTCCGCCAGAACTCATAGGCTCCATAGCGAGCGCGGCTGCCATGAGCAATCTTGGCGGTGACGTTGGACTTTCGCCGGACAGCATGGAGCCGCCACCGGAACCCGCGGATCAGGATCCTAACCATCTGTATCAGTGCTGCATCTGCAACAATTTTGCGACTGATTCGCTCGAGGCCCTTAGCCATCATCTAGCCGTGGACAGAACGAGAACCCGCGAGGGTGACATACTCGCAGTGGCGAACGCGCACTTCGTCTGCAAACTCTGTACCTACAAAACCAACCTGAAGGCAAATTTCCAGTTGCACTGCAAGACTGACAAGCATTTGCAGCGGTTGCAGCATATGAACCACGTGAAAGAGGGTGGCCCGCGTAACGAATGGAAGCTCAAGTATTTAGCGTCACCCACGAGCGCGGCGCAATTGCGCTGCCACGCGTGCGATTACTACACCAATAGTGCTCACAAATTGGCCCTACACGCCGCCTTGCCAAGACACGAAGCTGCATCTCTTCTGCTCCGTCATCTGCTTGAAGCGAGCAGCAACATCCAAACCCCCGGAAAATGGTATCACTGCGTGATATGCGGATTTAGCGCCCGGCACCGATTGCCGCTTTTGCAACACGTGAGATCATTGCGGCACCTTCACATGGAACAGATACACCACATTCATAGGAGAAGCACCCTCTCGGGGAACGAATCCCCGCACGCGGATATCAGCGTCATGTTTCAGGTGACGAGTGATCCCGATGTGCCATCCACGCAACAGCCCAGCCCGACCACGCCAACGACACCCAACGCTACGAGCACCAACAATG AGCGACGAGAGGAAGGTAGTGATTGCGGTAGTGAAGTGAAACAGGAACCGGACAACGATCCAGAACCGGAAGCCGAGGCCGAGAATGACCAAGAAGAAATTACGTGCCTATACTGTACGTATCAGCCGACGTCGCGGGAAGAATTACGACAGCATTTGCAAGTGGCTCACGTTCAAGATATTGAGGAGAAAACTGAAACGGTGAAGGAAGAGCCGGCGACGGAATTGTTATGCCCGTTGTGCCAAGATAGTTTCAAGGAACGTCCCGCCCTGGAAAAGCACGTGATGCAAATTCACTCCGTTAATACCGACGGTCTGCAAAGGCTACTGTTATTGGTGGATCAGAGCCACTGGCTAAACAATAATCGGAATACCTCGACGCCGGCTGTAACGACCGTAACGACGCCGACGTCGCCCACGACAACGACGAAGACCCACCAGGAAGAAGAGATGAGTGAACGAGGTGATAGTGACGAGATCGAGTTAGCCAGGTGTAACAAGTGCGACCGAGTTTGGCGTTCGATTGAAGAATTTCGGCAACATCATTGTCGGGAAGCTCATCCGACCGCCACGCCTACCTTGGCGGTTAGCGAGAaacatgtttataaatatcggTGCGTACAGTGTAGTCTCGCGTTCAAAACCTTAGAGAAACTTCAACAACACTCGCAGTATCACGCTATTAGAGATGCAACTAAATGTGCCCTGTGCGGACGGTCTTTTCGTTCAGTCCAAGCGCTTCAGAGACATCTGGAATCTGTCCACGAACTCCACGAAGACGAGATGGCTCAGTATAAACAGAGCTTGCTCCACGCGCATCCCCTTCTTCAGGCAATAACGGAGGAAACGTTGAAGAGACAAGCCGGTCTGGCAAGCGAGCTGCATGTGGAAGATGACGCTGGTAGAGGTGACGAGGAGGAAAGTGATGCCAGTGATTCGTCTCCATTGCAGAAGGAACAACGACTGCTAGAGGATTATCTAAACAGTCAAACGATCGCTGAGGATTCCTATCAAGATCCGAGTCGAAAATTCAAGTGTCACCGATGCAAGGTAGCTTTCACGCGTCAAAGCTATCTGACTGGCCACAACAAGACTTTGCTGCATCGTAAAGGTGAAAAAATGTCTTATCccatggaaaaatatttagatcctAATAGACCATATAAATGCGACGTTTGTAAAGAGAGCTTCACGCAGAAGAACATCCTTCTGGTACATTACAACAGCGTAAGTCATTTACATAAATTGAAACGAGCAATGCAGGAGCAAGGCAATAACAACACATTGATCTCGGTGGTACCTCCAGCTAGCCCGACTGAATCGCCCGATTCTCAGCAAGATCAAGACAAGAAACCGTACAAATGCAATATCTGTAAGGTCGCTTACAGCCAAGGCAGCACTTTGGACATCCATATGAGAAGTGTTCTTCATCAAACGCGTGCCAGTAAACTGCAAGATCTTGCAGCCAGTGGCCAGTTAGATCTCGGTCGACCATTGATTGAACAACCACCGCTAAGTCCGAATAGTCCACCTGCCAACACAAACACGGGCAATACAGGAGGAATGGCTTCCTGTTCGCGCTGCAATAGTGTGTTCGTCAATCAGGATCAGCTCGCGGCACATCAGCAGCTATGCAACATTTTGAATAACCCGGCATTGGcattatttcaacaatttgCTGTATCACAGCAATTAGCTTCGTCCGCGCCGTCTAAGACGCCACCTCCTACATCTACGACACCAGGGCCGCAACACATGCAATCAGCTACGCAACATTCGCAGACTACGCAGGATATTCTCTCCCAGCCACGACACAAGACCTCGCAGATGTATAAGCATTTATTAGAAAGTTTTGGCTTCGATCTCGTCATGCAGTTCAATGAGAATCACCAAAGACGACAGCGCAAAGAGGAAGAAGCCGCCGCCGCCCTTCAAGCGCAGCAAGAGCAACAAAAGCAGGAACAACAGAAGCAAGCTCTCGCAGCTCAAGCCATgcaggaaaaagaagaagaaaccgAAGAAACTCATATGGATGACGATGTGATACCCGAACTTACGCGGAGCACCTGTCAACACTGCAACAAAGAATTCAGCAGCGTTTGGGTTCTGAAGGCACATTGTGAGGAGGTTCATCGCGACCTCGTACCGCGCGAATTTCTCGAGAAGTACGCTCAACAGTTCAAGTGCGAGTACGAAAAGAAAAGTGTCGTGGTGACTGTTGCGACGTCTTCGTCAACCACCACGGCGCCAAGAAGTTCTACGCCCGCCGCCGCACAACCTCAAGATCTCAGTGCTGATAAAGAATCTCGTgaaaaggagaaggaagaaaatCCCGAGAACAAAGAATGTATTAGCCGAACACCAGAAGCTACATCTACCACTCCAGCGACCACCCCGGCGTTGAGCAACACGCCAGTTTCGAGTACAGATTCAACGACGCCGACTGTGCTATCTACCAATCCTCATCATATTCCACAACAGtcgcaacagcagcagcagcagcaacaattacagcaacaacaacagcagcagcagcagcagcaacaacaacagcaaGCTCAACTTTCATTTGCGCAACAAATGACCGAAATGCAAGCTGCTCTAAATGCTGCAATGGCTGCATCGCAATTGCAACAGTTACAACAATATCCAGGATTGATGATGGGAATGATGGGATTACCATTGGGATTAAACGTGCCCGCTTTAGCTGCCATGAATCTGCAACCACCTCTAGTGCCAATGATGCTACCGCCACCACCGTATGATGGTGCCACTACTGCATATCCACCGATTAACCAAGCAGATCTTCTTGCCAAGCAGCATCTTGCTATTCAACAGCAGCaagcggcggcggcagcg gcaAATGCAGCTGCATCGCAGAAACGAGCGCGCACACGTATCACGGATGAGCAGCTAAAAATACTACGGGCACAtttcgatattaataattctccTGGCGAAGAACAAATCCTAGAAATGGCCAGTCAGAGCGGTCTACCACCTAAAGTCATAAAACATTGGTTCCGAAATACGTTATTTAAAGAACGGCAGCGTAACAAAGATAGcccttataattttaataatccgCCAAGTACTACCCTAAATATCGAAGAATACGAGAAAACCGGTGAGGCGAAGGTAACACCGTTAAATTCAAGTGTGTCCGGTAGCAGTTCCTCTGACGATAAAAGTCCAAATAAGCAAGCCACGCCTCCACCATCTATGCAAAACACCAGCGCGTCTCAATCTACCGAGATTAAGCAGGAAACACTCGAACAGTCGCACTGTCAACAACAGCAGCAAGCTGCGCATCAAGATGAGCAGCATCACTCGCCCGGCAGCTCGGGTGGACAACAATCGCGACCGCATTCACCCGCGCTTAGTATGAGTTCTGTATTCTCAGCTATTCATCACGACATTTCTTCCCACCCTCCGTCGACTACGAACGCCCCGAGTACTCCGATGTTACCACCGAAATTGGCTTCTCAGAACTTTGCCAATCCATCTCCGGGAACCGGTAGCGTAGTGCCGAGCGCGATTACCGCAATAGCGCTCACCCCGCAGAGATCTCTGAGCCCAGGTCGCGGACCGGCTGACTACTTTGGTGGTAACAGTAACGGCAGTAACACCTCCGGCGGTAGCTCTGGCAAACGGGCCAATCGCACGAGATTCACCGATTATCAGATAAAAGTACTTCAGGAATTCTTCGAGAACAACGCCTATCCAAAGGATGACGACTTGGAGTATCTAAGCAAACTCCTCGGTTTAAGTCCGCGCGTGATCGTGGTGTGGTTTCAGAATGCTAGACAGAAGGCACGTAAGGTCTACGAAAATCAACCTGCCACCGAACCCGTGACACCGGGTGGACGTGAAAGCGACGACGGATCCGGTAGATTTCAGAGAACCCCAGGCTTGAATTATCAGTGCAAAAAGTGCCTGCTGGTATTTCAAAGATATTACGAGCTTATACGCCATCAGAAGACCCATTGTTTTAAAGAGGAGGACGCCAAGAGGAGCGCGCAAGCGCAAGCTGCGGCGGCTCAGGTCGCCGCGGTTCTCAGTTCCGAGGACAGTAACAGCAGCTCTACAACGACTACAAACAATACGATAGCTAACAATATGTCAACCGCGCCCGCCCTTACCGAACAGTTGCAGCAACCATTGAGCACCGCCACGTCACCTCATCAGCATCAACAGCAAACCCTGTCTCAGACGCACCAACAGTCgcaacagcaacaacagcagcagcaacagcagcagcaacagcagcagtcGCAAACCGAGTCGAAGGAAGGCAGTTTTCAATGTGATAAATGCAACCTGATGTTCGGTCGATTCGAACTTTGGCGCGAACATCAGCTAATACATATCATGAACCCGACCTTGTTCCCTTCGGCGTACCCACCTGACTCACCCTTTGGAATCTTGCAGCAACAAGCACTTACTGCTAACCAGAGCTCTGGAGTTGCATCGGACAGTCCACATTCACTCATCAGCATGATGCAGAAGAGGAAGTTCGAGGATCCCGAGGAGGGAACGGGCAGCGATAATCGTTCGAATTCGGAACACAGTGAGCAACCTAAAGATAAGCGTTTACGTACCACAATACTTCCGGAACAGTTAGACTATCTCTATCAGAAATATCAGATCGAGTCTAATCCATCGAGAAAAATGCTGGAGACGATCGCCCGCGAGGTCGGCTTGAAGAAGCGTGTAGTGCAGGTGTGGTTCCAAAACACGCGTGCCCGCGAACGCAAGGGCCAATTTCGCGCCCACAGTCAAGTTATCAATAAGCGCTGTCCATTCTGCCCGGCGCTATTCAAAGTAAAATCTGCTTTAGAATCTCACCTTAGCAGCAAACACGCCGATCAGGTGGCTCGCGGCGAAGTGAACATCGACAACATCCCGGACGAAGAGCTCTCGATGGAATCTGTTCCTTCCAATTCTAGCACTCCTCACATGATGCCGCCGTTGTTTCCGCCTATCAACAACAGCGACATGGAGGCATCTTTTAAATCCTTGAAATATTATGAGGAAATAAAGCGATACTTCAGCGACATACAGGCACACAACAGTAACGGAAAACAAGAAACGGCAAATCATCAAGCCAGCGGAAACAGCGGCGAGTCACCGTTAGATCTGAGCAAACCAGTCGATCTCAGTCGGCCAATGAAACTGTGTTTGAGCAACTTTAGCAGTCTTCTCGAGGAGCAACACGGCACCCACTTCCGTGGCAGCAGCGATTGCGGACCTTTGACTGACCTATCCGAACGTAGCATCTGCGATGACGACAGCATGAGCGAAACCACCGAGTTTTTGGATGATGAGAGCGGTCCAGCAAGTCCAGCCTCGAGCACACAGAGCTCAAGACAAGGGCCCGCCAGCGCAAATACCGGGAACACGTCCGGAACGCCAGTAACCGGTGGACAATCCGGCGGCAATACCAGCCAATCCGGCGGCAAACGATATCGCACGCAGATGTCGGCTACTCAGGTGAAGGTGATGAAGTCGCTCTTCTCGGACTACAAAACACCGACGATGGCCGAATGCGAGATGCTCGGCCGTGAGATCGGCCTTCCGAAACGGGTGGTCCAG GTGTGGTTCCAGAATGCCCGCGCTAAGGAGAAGAAGGCCAGGTTAGCGGCTGGTTTGCCGGCCGAAGGCTCAGCCGTTCAACCGCATCGCGGCCCGACCGGACCAGACGAGTGCAGACTGTGCTCTGTACGCTACTCGGCCAAGACGCCGCTGCAGGAGCATGTCTTCTCGCGGCGGCACATCGAGTCGGTGCGCGTCGCCGTCGAGGAGGGCAGTTTGGTGCCGCCGACTCCTGGGGCACCGATCGTACCCAGCGGCAGCGGTGCCGCCGGCGTGCCCGGTATCGGCAATTCGCCGGTCATCACCACGGCCAGTCAACAAGTCAatcagcagcaacaacagcagtCGGATGAAAACATGATGTACGGATCCGTGTTTCTTCATCCCACGGCAATGTTCCAGtcacagcaacagcagcagcagcatccCGCCACCGCTGCGGCCAGTGCAACTAATACTACGGCCG